One part of the Diadema setosum chromosome 6, eeDiaSeto1, whole genome shotgun sequence genome encodes these proteins:
- the LOC140229513 gene encoding uncharacterized protein, producing MKVKTEKLEKQNKELQAQNSLLKESVTQLENRVTDLDQYHRRVNLEFVGIPETEGENVKQIVVEVAKHANPNLVEQDVDVTHRLGPKKEKGGPPRPMIVRFTTRRARDAVYNGRKNLRGKTKNQRVFINENLLPATRQLLAKANVERRKAHYRYLWTSNARISGVPVIVFKPPGDLESR from the exons atgaaagtgaagacgGAAAAGCTGGAGAAGCAGAACAAGGAGCTTCAGGCCCAGAACAGTTTGCTGAAGGAGAGCGTGACTCAGCTGGAGAACCGAGTGACCGACCTAGATCAATACCACAGACGGGTCAACTTAGAATTTGTCGGCATTCCCGAAACAGAGGGAGAAAACGTTAAACAGATCGTTGTAGAAGTTGCGAAGCATGCTAATCCCAACTTGGTCGAGCAGGACGTGGACGTGACACATCGTCTCGGGCCGAAAAAAGAGAAAGGCGGACCTCCAAGGCCCATGATAGTACGATTCACGACACGACGTGCCCGGGATGCTGTGTATAACGGAAGAAAGAACCTGCGGGGCAAAACCAAGAATCAGAGGGTCTTCATAAACGAGAATCTCCTGCCAGCCACCAGGCAGCTACTTGCGAAGGCCAACGTGGAGAGAAGGAAGGCCCATTACAGGTACCTCTGGACATCGAACGCCAGaatcagtggcgtacc AGTAATCGTTTTCAAGCCTCCAGGAGACCTGGAGAGCCGATAG